A window from Musa acuminata AAA Group cultivar baxijiao unplaced genomic scaffold, Cavendish_Baxijiao_AAA HiC_scaffold_1139, whole genome shotgun sequence encodes these proteins:
- the LOC135671367 gene encoding flavonoid 3',5'-hydroxylase 1-like: MAIDPYLAAAAALCLLLHLLLRGFLRRSTSRLPLPPGPRGFPIIGALPLVGAKAHANLARLAKHYGPIMFLRLGSHGCVVASNADAARAFLKTLDAQFANRPDPLSAREVTYQRQDLVMADYNPTWKLLRKVCSLHMLGGKAFAGWAAVRRDEFGRMIRSMHGLATKGEPVVLPDVLVCALANILGVVLVSKRVFDTHGEESNKFKSIVLDMLTGGAQFNIGDFFPSIAWMDLQGIQAKMRSVHVRFDAMLTKLLLEHEASKKERQGRPDFIDKLMENRVTEDGQTITDVNIKALISDLFTAGTDTSAVIVEWAMAEMLRNPVILKRAQAEADAVVGRDRLLEESDLPKLTYLQAVCKEALRLHPSTPLSLPHFSYEECEVGGYRIPSNSRLLVNIWAIGRDPKVWADPLVFDPDRFVAGGEGAKYDPQGNDFEFIPFGAGRRICSGKLAGTVFVQYMLGALVHSFNWRLPDGDEELDMEEKHGLTIPKAVPLKVFPTPRLSAAAYI; this comes from the exons ATGGCTATCGACCCCTACCTCGCGGCCGCCGCCGCTCTCTGTCTTCTCCTTCACCTCCTCCTCCGTGGCTTTCTCCGCAGGTCGACCTCCCGCCTTCCCTTACCCCCGGGCCCTCGCGGCTTCCCCATCATCGGCGCGCTGCCGCTCGTCGGGGCCAAAGCGCACGCTAACCTCGCCCGCCTCGCCAAGCACTACGGCCCCATCATGTTCCTCCGGCTAGGCTCCCACGGCTGCGTCGTCGCCTCCAACGCCGACGCCGCCCGCGCCTTTCTCAAGACCCTCGACGCGCAGTTCGCCAACCGCCCCGACCCCCTCAGCGCCCGGGAGGTCACCTACCAGCGCCAGGACCTGGTCATGGCCGACTACAACCCGACGTGGAAGCTCCTCCGCAAGGTATGCAGCCTCCACATGCTGGGAGGAAAGGCCTTCGCCGGCTGGGCCGCCGTCCGGCGGGACGAGTTCGGGCGCATGATCCGCTCCATGCACGGCCTGGCCACGAAGGGTGAGCCGGTGGTGCTGCCGGACGTGCTCGTGTGCGCGCTGGCGAACATCCTCGGCGTGGTCCTGGTGAGCAAAAGAGTGTTCGACACCCACGGGGAGGAGTCCAACAAGTTCAAGAGCATTGTGCTCGACATGCTCACGGGCGGGGCGCAGTTCAACATCGGCGACTTCTTCCCCTCCATCGCGTGGATGGACCTCCAGGGGATCCAGGCGAAGATGAGGAGCGTGCACGTGAGGTTCGACGCCATGCTGACGAAGCTGCTCCTGGAGCACGAGGCGTCGAAGAAGGAACGACAGGGGAGGCCGGACTTCATCGACAAGCTCATGGAGAACCGCGTAACGGAGGATGGTCAAACTATCACGGACGTCAACATCAAAGCACTGATTAGC GACCTGTTCACGGCGGGCACAGACACATCCGCCGTCATCGTGGAGTGGGCAATGGCGGAGATGCTGAGGAACCCGGTTATCCTGAAGAGAGCGCAGGCGGAGGCGGACGCGGTAGTGGGGCGAGACCGCCTGCTGGAAGAATCGGACCTGCCCAAGCTGACATACTTGCAGGCGGTGTGCAAGGAAGCGCTGCGTCTGCACCCGTCCACCCCTCTCAGCCTGCCGCACTTCTCCTACGAGGAGTGCGAGGTGGGCGGCTACCGCATCCCCAGCAACAGTCGCCTCCTCGTCAACATCTGGGCCATCGGGAGGGACCCGAAGGTGTGGGCGGACCCGCTGGTGTTCGACCCCGACCGCTTCGTCGCCGGTGGCGAGGGAGCCAAGTACGATCCCCAGGGCAATGACTTCGAGTTCATCCCCTTCGGAGCAGGGAGAAGGATCTGCTCGGGGAAGCTGGCTGGCACGGTGTTTGTTCAGTACATGTTGGGCGCCTTGGTGCACTCCTTCAATTGGAGACTTCCTGATGGAGACGAGGAGCTCGACATGGAGGAGAAGCACGGGTTGACCATTCCCAAGGCCGTGCCTCTTAAAGTCTTTCCGACTCCACGCTTGTCCGCAGCCGCCTAtatctga